The nucleotide window TTTCAACTCTTGACCTTGCACCTGTGAGTTTCCCGGAAATAACAACTTCACAGCCAAGTGCGCCTGCGTTCATGACTGCACGAAGTGTGTTGTGTCCGGCTTTTCTGAAGTACCAGCCTCTCTCAATTGAAGCTGCAAGCCTTGATGCCATCATCTGAGCGTTAAGTTCAGGTTTCTTAACTTCCTGAGCATCAATCTGCGGGTTTTCAAGATTGTATTTAGTTGCAACGTCCCTGGTAAGCTTTCTGATGACCTTTCCGGCTTTTCCGATTACCATTCCAGGCTTTTCAGAATAGATAATGATTTGGGTACCCATAGGAGTCCTGTTAAGCTCCATACCGCCATATCCAGCTCTGTTCAGCTGGTCTGCGAAATACTCATCCATGGAGGCTTTAACATACCCATCATTGACGAATTTTCTTTCTATTGCCATTTAACGCACCTCGGAAAGAATCATCTCAATATTTACAGTGTCTGTGTCTTTAGGAGTGGCACGGCCTCTGGCTCTTGGCATAAACCCGTGAATTACCCTCCCGCGCTGAATTGCAGCGTGGGTGATATACATACTTGCGGGTTCAAGTCCCTTATATTCGGCATTGCTTTCTGCATTCTTCAAGATCTTGAGGATCTCTTTTGAAGCATTAACAGGGTACCTGCCTGCAGCCATTGGACCTTTTCGGTGTCCTGAGCCATCATGGTGTCTTTTGAATGGGACTGCCTGCTTTAAAGCAATTACATCTTCTAAAAACTTTCTTGCTTCAGGAACCTTCATACCCTTAATTTTGCAGCAGACTTCACGGGATTTTTTAGGGGAAATATGGAGTTCGGAACCCATAGCCTTAGAGGTAGTCTCAGGGTCTCCCTTAACTGAATAATTAATTCTTGCCATTCCCTTTCACCTCATTTCAGTGGCACGAATTTACTTGAACGGGTTGCTCCCACACCAGCACTGCCATGTGTAACTCTTGATCTTGTGGGTGCGAATTCTCCAAAACGATGCCCGATCATTTCAGGTTGAAGGTCTACACTCACAAAGCCTTTCCCACTGTGGATTTCAATCGTCTGTCCGATCATTTCAGGAAGAATGATCATATCTCTGTGATGAGTCCTGACCTTCTTTCCTTCCTTGAAATCATGCAGAACTTTTTTCTGTCCGTCGGTAAACCCGCGTTTAATGCTCCTGCGTTCTCTTGAAGGCAGGAGTTCTGCAAACTCTTCAAGACTCAGTTCCTGAAGTTCTGAGACGGTTTTCCCGCGGTAGGTATATTCACCCTTTCTCTTTGGTAATCTTGATGATGATTTTTTAGCCATAACAAATACCCCTCATCAGCGCTTCATTCCGGTCCTTCTAGCTGCAATCAGTCCGACCTTTCTTCCAGGCGGAGCGTTTCTGCTAACTGTTGTAGGCTTGCCCGGATGCTTCCATGCACCTCCACCGAATGGGTGGTCACGCGGGTTCATGGCAACTCCTGAAACCCTGGGATACTTTGCAGCTCTTGTTTTCATTTTGTGGTACTTTTTCCCGGCTTTGAGCCATGGCTTGTCAACCCGGCCTCCTCCTGCAACAATACCGACAACTGCTCTGCATTTCGGATTTAACCATTTAATGTTACCTGAAGGCATTGACACTGCAGTCCTGTTAGGCTCATGGGTTACGACAGTTGCGTATACACCGGAAGAACGCACGAATCTGCCACCGTCATTTGGCTTCGACTCGATGTTGCAAATAAAGAAACCTTCAGGCACCTTTCCTATAGGAACTATGTTTCCTGGCTGGACATCGGCATCGTCTCCACACTCGATTGTGCTCCCTACTGCAACCCCTTCAGAAGCAAGCAGGAGAAGTTCTTCCCCATTTTCAAAGGCGACTTTTGCTATAGGAGCTGAGCGAGCAGGGTCGTGCTCGAGGTCAATGATTTTCCCCTGAATCGACGTATTCTCGTCAACGCGAGGATGCCTCAGTTCTGCCTTGTACTTGTGAGAAGGAGCTCTATAGGTCGGAGTACCTCTACCCCTGTTTTGTGATATGATTCTTTTACCCATACATCACACCTCACATAAGTCCTATCCGGGTTGCAATCTCGTGTGCAGATTCAGGATCTTCGAATGTCAGGATTGCTTTTTTCGTGCCCTTCATGGTGGTCATGGTTCGCACGGATTTTACTTTGAACCCGTACAGTTTTTCAACGTCTTCTACGATCTGCTTTTTGTTTGACCTGGTATCCACGATAAACTGAAGCTTGTTTTCATCAAGCAACATCATCGCTTTTTCAGTAACAAAAGGATAATTGATTGAACTCATTGGAATGCACCCTCCAGTTTCTCAACTGCGGATTCTGTCCAGATAGTTAGGCGTCCTGCGTGAGTGCCAGGTGCGAGCAGTTCGGCATTAAGTGAGTCCACTGTTGCAATGTCTACTCCTGAGAGGTTTCTTGCAGCCTTCAGAATAGGGGCATTTTCCCCTGCAACAATAAGGATGCTCTTTTTGTGCTTGTATTTCCTGCCTCTTAGCTTTCCGCGGCCAGCTCTGATATGTCTTCCATATTTTGCCCTGAGCACGTCTTCATAGACTCCGATAGCCTGCAGGAATTCTATTACCTGCTTTGTTTTGTCCAGGTCTTCAAGAGCGTTCTCCGTAACAATTGGAAGTTCAGCTTCAAAGATATGGCCTCTCAGGCTTACGAGAGTCGGATCCCTTGTTGCTGCGATTGCGGAGCGGATTGCATAGCGGCGTTCCTTAGTGTTGACTTTCTCGCTTCTGTCAGCTTCCGGTTTTGGTGGGTGAGCTCTTCTTCCGCCTCTTGCATGAGGAACTCTTGCAGCTCTGCTGCTGTTTACGAGCCTTGGAACATGGGATGTGCCTCGCCCTGAACCCCAGCCTCTTGCGGAAGTTTCCATACCTGCGTAGAGACGGGGACCATAGGGTTGAAGCCTGTTTGCCTGTGCCGCAAGCACTGCCTTTTTAATCAGGTCAGGGCGGTAATCCACATCAAACACATCAGGAAGCTCAATCTCCCTGACAGCCTTCCCTGTGAGGTCTATTGTTTTTGCTGTAGCCATTTCACTTCACCCCTGCTTGGATTCCCTGCTTATGTGAAGGATATTCGGTTCGCCGAGATCGGCTTTCTTAGCCCTGATCGGATCTCTAAGTCTAATAAGCCTTTTTGAAGGTCCTGGAACGCTGCCTTTAATCAACACATAGTCTCCACGGACAAGGCCGTAATTTATAAAGCCTCCCTCTGGAGTGACTTCTTCCCCATCGGATCCAATCCTAAGGATGCGCTTGTTGAACTCGGTTCTCTGGTGGTATCCTGTTTGACCCATCTGTGGAACTCTCCAGTTAACGTGGCGAGGGTTGAAACCTCCAAGGGTACCGACCTGTCTAAGGCTGCCCTGCCTGGAGTGCTTACCCTTCATGAGCTGGATACCCCAGCGCTTTACTGGGCCCTGTGTACCTTTTCCGATAGTAATAGCAGCCGTGTCAACAAGTGTTCCGGTTTTGAAAACGTCTGTGACGCTTACAAGAGTGCCGATAATTGATTTTGCATACTCGAATTTGGTACTGAGATCTCTGGCACTAATTCCGGATTCCATGATGTCTGGGGTCTTTTTAGGGACTCCGGTAAGGCTCTTTGGCAGGGTATAGGTAACTGCCTTGATGTCGCTTACCTTGCCTTCTTCTATCATTTTTCCAATATTTCCAAGGGTTTCGGCCATGTTTTCGGCTGCTGGTATAGGGATCCTGCGCTTAAGTTCAGGATCCAGATCTGCTGCCCATACTTCAGCAATTGCCTTTTCTCCGGTGCTGTCTTCTGCGTAAGCCCGGATGGCTGCGACCCTTATTGCAGGAGTTTCGATGACAGTAACAGGCACGGAAATTTCCATACCCTGGGTAAGACTATTCTTAGTGTCATCAACCATGATCACGTGGGTCATGCCCACCTTGTACCCTGCAAAACTCTGTAGCTTTGGTTCACCTGTAGCCTCCGGCCAGGACCTGAACCGTGGAATGTGGCTCTTTGCCCTCTTGCGCGGACTGAATGCGAGGGAACCTCGTTTTGGTCGGTGTATGCTTGCCATATTTCTACTCCGTAAATTTCAGTTAAAATGCCAGTCCCTCCGGTCGGCTCAACATGAGTAGTAAAAGAAGAATGCACTGGATTCCCCGAACGCTACCAGGTGGGGAGGGACATCTTTCAGACCTGCCTGGCATATATGCCTCGAGCAGACCAGAGCTTTATTGCTCCCGGTACCCTAATTCCTTCAGGCATCTGCAAATATCCGATCCTCTTCCCAGCTTGTCTAGCAGGAGCATACTCTTAAAGGACCGATTTTACGATCCTGGCAGACCCAAACCCAGGCATCCGGCCCTGATTTGAAACATTAGTAACCTGATTTGAAACTTCAGTATTCGGTAATCTGACTTTAATTCAGTTCCCTAGTTTGAAACTTCAGTATTCAGTAACTGCAACCGCAACTCATCGAAAACCTGAACAGTTTCGTGCGATTTTAGGCGCCGTCAAGACGCCGAAAGCGGGCGTTTCAAAGCATTGGCCCTTTACACTCATGTTGATCCGACTTTTCTCACTGGATTTATCTTCAATGCAGGAAATCTCCCGTGAAACGGTAGAAAACCTTCTCTCCCGGATATCTCCAGGATGTTAGCATTAAGCATCACATTGATCTGATTAGATAATTTCAAGCACTAAAACGCATGAAATTTCTATCTCGGATGTACTTTGCGTTTAGATAGCACATCTAATATATAAAGCCTTTGTAGGGCAA belongs to Methanosarcina barkeri 3 and includes:
- a CDS encoding 50S ribosomal protein L22 yields the protein MARINYSVKGDPETTSKAMGSELHISPKKSREVCCKIKGMKVPEARKFLEDVIALKQAVPFKRHHDGSGHRKGPMAAGRYPVNASKEILKILKNAESNAEYKGLEPASMYITHAAIQRGRVIHGFMPRARGRATPKDTDTVNIEMILSEVR
- a CDS encoding 30S ribosomal protein S19; protein product: MAKKSSSRLPKRKGEYTYRGKTVSELQELSLEEFAELLPSRERRSIKRGFTDGQKKVLHDFKEGKKVRTHHRDMIILPEMIGQTIEIHSGKGFVSVDLQPEMIGHRFGEFAPTRSRVTHGSAGVGATRSSKFVPLK
- a CDS encoding 50S ribosomal protein L2, yielding MGKRIISQNRGRGTPTYRAPSHKYKAELRHPRVDENTSIQGKIIDLEHDPARSAPIAKVAFENGEELLLLASEGVAVGSTIECGDDADVQPGNIVPIGKVPEGFFICNIESKPNDGGRFVRSSGVYATVVTHEPNRTAVSMPSGNIKWLNPKCRAVVGIVAGGGRVDKPWLKAGKKYHKMKTRAAKYPRVSGVAMNPRDHPFGGGAWKHPGKPTTVSRNAPPGRKVGLIAARRTGMKR
- a CDS encoding 50S ribosomal protein L23 gives rise to the protein MSSINYPFVTEKAMMLLDENKLQFIVDTRSNKKQIVEDVEKLYGFKVKSVRTMTTMKGTKKAILTFEDPESAHEIATRIGLM
- the rpl4p gene encoding 50S ribosomal protein L4; amino-acid sequence: MATAKTIDLTGKAVREIELPDVFDVDYRPDLIKKAVLAAQANRLQPYGPRLYAGMETSARGWGSGRGTSHVPRLVNSSRAARVPHARGGRRAHPPKPEADRSEKVNTKERRYAIRSAIAATRDPTLVSLRGHIFEAELPIVTENALEDLDKTKQVIEFLQAIGVYEDVLRAKYGRHIRAGRGKLRGRKYKHKKSILIVAGENAPILKAARNLSGVDIATVDSLNAELLAPGTHAGRLTIWTESAVEKLEGAFQ
- the rpl3p gene encoding 50S ribosomal protein L3, with the protein product MASIHRPKRGSLAFSPRKRAKSHIPRFRSWPEATGEPKLQSFAGYKVGMTHVIMVDDTKNSLTQGMEISVPVTVIETPAIRVAAIRAYAEDSTGEKAIAEVWAADLDPELKRRIPIPAAENMAETLGNIGKMIEEGKVSDIKAVTYTLPKSLTGVPKKTPDIMESGISARDLSTKFEYAKSIIGTLVSVTDVFKTGTLVDTAAITIGKGTQGPVKRWGIQLMKGKHSRQGSLRQVGTLGGFNPRHVNWRVPQMGQTGYHQRTEFNKRILRIGSDGEEVTPEGGFINYGLVRGDYVLIKGSVPGPSKRLIRLRDPIRAKKADLGEPNILHISRESKQG